The region AACCAACAAAATCGGCCTCAAGCGGCACAACCCGCTTTTCGGCCTTGTCCAGAAGCACTGCGATATCCGCCCGGCGTGCGCCACGTTTCAGCATCAAGTCCCTGGCAAAGCTGATTGTCCGGCCTGATTCGAGAATATCATCAATCAGCAGAACGTCCCGCCCTGCCACATCACTTTCGATATCCCGGACCACACGCACAGTGCCTGATGATGTCGTGCCAGCGCCGTAGCTCGAAAGGCTGATAAATTCGACCTCCGGAGCCAGACCCGCATAATGCAGTGCTCTTATGAGATCGGCTGCAAAGATGAAGCTTCCCTTAAGAACGGAAATTACCAACAGGTTTTCATACCCGGCTTCGGAAATCTTTCCAGCCAGCGTCTTCACACAACCCGCAAGCGTGTCTTCATCATACAGGACATGGAGATTGTCCTCCTGGATGGTCTTGTTCATTGGAGCCCGGACCCTGTCTGTAAGGATTGTTCATCTGAGAAGCGCACTTCGACGCTCTTGGCACCTGCTGGCGGCGTCGGAATACTGGTTTTGAAGCTCAGCCATTCCCCCGGCGGCAAGGTACGCGACTGCGGCGCAATGGACCAGGCATAGAGCTCGCCAGACTGCTCCCCCTGAAGAGCGATACGGATGTAGGGCACAGCCACAACGGCATCAGTAACATTCTTGATGTTGCCCTCCACATGCAGGGACACAATACCATCATTGATATCCCGCCGGGTCCGTACGCTTTCAATGCTCAGCCCGCGCAGGTTCACATCCAGCCCGATCGTCTCATAAAAGGACGCAAGATCCGGTGCTATCATCACCAGCGGCTTCCGCATCACCACGGTCAGAGCGATGAACAGGAGAACAAGAACGGCCGCACCGGAATTCCACAGCAGCTTCTTCCTGTCTTCACGGCTGAAGGATCGTTTTACCTTTTTATCGACCCGTACCCGTTTACGCTCAACAGGCTTTTGAACCTTCTGGCCTTCGACAACAGCTCCTTCGCCCGGATCTGCGTCAGTATCATCAGATGGAGTAGCGGACGCTTCTTCCATCGGCTGGTCAGAAAGTGCGGCTTTGAAGGCGTCGAATTCAGCCGAGAACCCGGCACCATCTTCGCTATCATCACCACTCTCTTCCGCAGTCACGTCAGGATCTTGCGGCGGCGCAGGTGCGGGAGCAGGACTTGAAGAACCACCACCACCCCCGGCAGCAGCAACAGAAGCTGCCGTCTCCTGAGCAAACAGTGCCTCAACATCATCCTGGTTCAGCTCTTCAGAAGAAAGCTTCACATGCCAGACATCCCCACAACGGGCGCATTTAACCTTGCGACCGTCGGGCCCGATCTTGTCATCCGAAATCGTGTAACTTGCGTCACAGGACGGACAATCGATCTTCATGCCTTCTGCTTTCCCGGATAACGATTAATCCGTCCGGTGATTAACCCCTTACGGCAGAGGTCGAATCACATAAAATTACGCCATGCTTAATGGCAGGTAATAAGTCTTAACGATTGATTAATATTAACCCGCCAAGCTGCGATTTGACAGGAAACAGGCTTGATTTCCTTCTATGAAGGAACAAAACCCTTGAGACTGCAATTAGCGACGAAAAGACAGGACAGCAACCTGGCAGACAGCAGGTTGGAAGATTGAAGTCTGGAGTGACCGGTGATTCATTTCGAAAATGTGGGCTTGCGCTACGGAATGGGACCCGAAGTTCTCCGGGATCTCAGTTTCAGGATAGAACCCCAGTCATTCCAGTTCCTGACCGGCCCATCAGGGGCTGGCAAGACATCCCTCCTCAAGCTGATGTTCATGGCTCACCAGCCAACCCGCGGAAGAATAACAATCTTCGGGCAGGACACCTTGACCATGACGTCAAATGACCTGCCGAAAGCGCGTCGTAATATCGGCATGATCTTTCAGGAATTCCGCCTCCTGGACCATCTGACCACGTTCGAGAATGTCGCCTTGCCCTTGAGAGTGCTCGACAAGGAGGAATCCACCTACAGAGCCGATGTCATCGAGCTGCTGAAATGGGTTGGCCTCGGTGACCGTATGCATGTCTATCCGCCGGTCCTGTCAGGCGGAGAAAAGCAGCGCGCGGCCATTGCCCGGGCCCTGATCTCGCAGCCCAAGGTGCTGCTGGCAGATGAACCAACCGGCAATGTCGACCCGCCTCTGGCGCGTAAACTGCTGAGGCTTTTTATTGAACTGAACAGCCTTGGCACCGCCGTTCTGATTGCTACTCACGATCTTGACTTAATGAAGCGCTATGATGCCGCAAAGCGCCTCGTTCTCCATGATGGGCGTATGCAAATCGATGAGTGAAACAGAGCACATGAGAATAGCTCCCGAATCTGATGATGCAGATCCGGACATGCTGATCAGCCGGTCCCAATCCGGCTCCATCGTACCATCTGCATCTATCTCCGGCAGCGCCCTGCTGGTGGTGATCGCGATCATGAGCTTTCTCGCAGCGCTCACGGTCGGAGCTGTTGCCATCGTCCAGACAGCCGTTCAGGACTGGCAGAATGATGTCGCACGCGAGATTACGGTGCAGCTCAAACCGGTCGTCGGCAGGGATATCGAGAAAGAGCTCACCAAGGCTATCGCCATTGCTTCCAGCACGAGAGGGGTGGGCGGCGTACGCGCCCTCTCGGAAGAGGAATCAAAGGCCTTGCTGT is a window of Coralliovum pocilloporae DNA encoding:
- the hpt gene encoding hypoxanthine phosphoribosyltransferase codes for the protein MNKTIQEDNLHVLYDEDTLAGCVKTLAGKISEAGYENLLVISVLKGSFIFAADLIRALHYAGLAPEVEFISLSSYGAGTTSSGTVRVVRDIESDVAGRDVLLIDDILESGRTISFARDLMLKRGARRADIAVLLDKAEKRVVPLEADFVGFSCPDLFVVGYGMDKAHAYRQLPFVGYLDS
- a CDS encoding MJ0042-type zinc finger domain-containing protein, with amino-acid sequence MKIDCPSCDASYTISDDKIGPDGRKVKCARCGDVWHVKLSSEELNQDDVEALFAQETAASVAAAGGGGGSSSPAPAPAPPQDPDVTAEESGDDSEDGAGFSAEFDAFKAALSDQPMEEASATPSDDTDADPGEGAVVEGQKVQKPVERKRVRVDKKVKRSFSREDRKKLLWNSGAAVLVLLFIALTVVMRKPLVMIAPDLASFYETIGLDVNLRGLSIESVRTRRDINDGIVSLHVEGNIKNVTDAVVAVPYIRIALQGEQSGELYAWSIAPQSRTLPPGEWLSFKTSIPTPPAGAKSVEVRFSDEQSLQTGSGLQ
- the ftsE gene encoding cell division ATP-binding protein FtsE — encoded protein: MIHFENVGLRYGMGPEVLRDLSFRIEPQSFQFLTGPSGAGKTSLLKLMFMAHQPTRGRITIFGQDTLTMTSNDLPKARRNIGMIFQEFRLLDHLTTFENVALPLRVLDKEESTYRADVIELLKWVGLGDRMHVYPPVLSGGEKQRAAIARALISQPKVLLADEPTGNVDPPLARKLLRLFIELNSLGTAVLIATHDLDLMKRYDAAKRLVLHDGRMQIDE